One Chaetodon trifascialis isolate fChaTrf1 chromosome 21, fChaTrf1.hap1, whole genome shotgun sequence genomic window carries:
- the phf5a gene encoding PHD finger-like domain-containing protein 5A: MAKHHPDLIFCRKQAGVAIGRLCEKCDGKCVICDSYVRPCTLVRICDECNYGSYQGRCVICGGPGVSDAYYCKECTIQEKDRDGCPKIVNLGSSKTDLFYERKKYGFKKR; encoded by the exons ATGGCTAAACATCATCCAGATTTGATCTTTTGCAGAAAACAAGCCGGAGTCG cCATCGGGAGACTTTGCGAGAAAT GTGATGGGAAATGTGTCATCTGTGACTCCTATGTGAGGCCATGCACGTTGGTGCGCATCTGTGATGAGTGCAACTACGGCTCCTATCAGGGACGCTGTGTCATCTGCGGAGGACCCGGAGTGTCTGATGCCTACTACTGTAAAGAGTGCACCATCCAGGAGAAAGAC CGAGATGGCTGTCCTAAGATTGTGAATTTGGGCAGCTCCAAAACAGACCTGTTTTACGAGAGGAAGAAGTATGGCTTCAAGAAGAGGTGA
- the tefa gene encoding TEF transcription factor, PAR bZIP family member a isoform X2, with protein MSAEIPEVFRALLEHPFTLPNFEENETKEKLCLGDDVDLGGGGGDIGPSAALTPAIWEKTIPYDGENFHLEYMDLEEFLMENGIPTLPDEDSPKGSPETSAMELKKPKAAQIKVTKSSSVSQAALLPIQELDRCEEEVVIITKNESDIIYDVTTEVTTEKDRATPEPISPDDVEIEINYEPDPTDLVLSSVPGGELFDPRKHKFSEDELKPQPMIKKAKKVFVPEEQKDDKYWQRRKKNNMAAKRSRDARRLKENQITVRAAFLERENAALRTEVAELRKECGRYKNVVGRYADKFGELEAPEDQ; from the exons atgtctgcagagATCCCGGAGGTTTTCAGGGCTCTTCTTGAGCATCCATTTACTCTCCCGAACTTTGAAGAAAATG aAACTAAGGAAAAGCTGTGTCTGGGAGATGATGTCGACCTGGGCGGAGGAGGTGGCGATATTGGTCCTTCAGCAGCCCTGACCCCCGCTATCTGGGAGAAAACCATTCCCTACGATGGTGAAAACTTCCACCTGGAGTACATGGACCTCGAGGAGTTCCTCATGGAGAACGGCATCCCCACTTTGCCTGATGAGGACTCCCCAAAGGGCAGCCCAGAAACAAGCGCCATGGAGCTGAAGAAACCAAAGGCTGCACAGATTAAGGTTACCAAGTCGTCGAGTGTGTCTCAAGCAGCCCTGCTGCCCATTCAGGAGCTGGACAGGTGTGAGGAGGAAGTGGTCATCATCACCAAGAATGAGTCTGATATCATCTATGATGTTACTACAG AGGTGACCACCGAAAAAGACAGAGCGACGCCCGAGCCCATCAGCCCCGATGACGTCGAGATCGAAATCAACTACGAGCCAGATCCCACCGACCTGGTCCTGTCCAGCGTGCCCGGAGGCGAGCTGTTTGACCCCCGCAAACACAAGTTCTCTGAGGACGAGCTCAAGCCGCAACCTATGATCAAAAAGGCCAAGAAGGTGTTTGTGCCCGAGGAACAGAAG gACGACAAGTACTGGCAGCGAAGGAAGAAGAACAACATGGCTGCCAAACGCTCACGTGACGCCCGCAGGCTAAAGGAGAATCAGATCACCGTCCGAGCAGCCTTCCTGGAGCGCGAGAACGCAGCGCTGCGGACGGAGGTCGCCGAGCTACGGAAGGAGTGCGGCCGCTACAAGAACGTCGTGGGTCGCTACGCGGACAAGTTCGGAGAGCT TGAGGCGCCAGAAGACCAATAG
- the tefa gene encoding TEF transcription factor, PAR bZIP family member a isoform X1, whose product MSGEPILITLETATGAHSSFPVVLKKIMEMPPPNILDGDDETKEKLCLGDDVDLGGGGGDIGPSAALTPAIWEKTIPYDGENFHLEYMDLEEFLMENGIPTLPDEDSPKGSPETSAMELKKPKAAQIKVTKSSSVSQAALLPIQELDRCEEEVVIITKNESDIIYDVTTEVTTEKDRATPEPISPDDVEIEINYEPDPTDLVLSSVPGGELFDPRKHKFSEDELKPQPMIKKAKKVFVPEEQKDDKYWQRRKKNNMAAKRSRDARRLKENQITVRAAFLERENAALRTEVAELRKECGRYKNVVGRYADKFGELEAPEDQ is encoded by the exons ATGTCGGGAGAGCCGATCCTCATCACACTGGAAACGGCCACAGGGGCCCACAGTTCATTCCCGGTGGTTTTGAAGAAGATAATGGAAATGCCTCCGCCGAATATTCTGGACGGCGACGACG aAACTAAGGAAAAGCTGTGTCTGGGAGATGATGTCGACCTGGGCGGAGGAGGTGGCGATATTGGTCCTTCAGCAGCCCTGACCCCCGCTATCTGGGAGAAAACCATTCCCTACGATGGTGAAAACTTCCACCTGGAGTACATGGACCTCGAGGAGTTCCTCATGGAGAACGGCATCCCCACTTTGCCTGATGAGGACTCCCCAAAGGGCAGCCCAGAAACAAGCGCCATGGAGCTGAAGAAACCAAAGGCTGCACAGATTAAGGTTACCAAGTCGTCGAGTGTGTCTCAAGCAGCCCTGCTGCCCATTCAGGAGCTGGACAGGTGTGAGGAGGAAGTGGTCATCATCACCAAGAATGAGTCTGATATCATCTATGATGTTACTACAG AGGTGACCACCGAAAAAGACAGAGCGACGCCCGAGCCCATCAGCCCCGATGACGTCGAGATCGAAATCAACTACGAGCCAGATCCCACCGACCTGGTCCTGTCCAGCGTGCCCGGAGGCGAGCTGTTTGACCCCCGCAAACACAAGTTCTCTGAGGACGAGCTCAAGCCGCAACCTATGATCAAAAAGGCCAAGAAGGTGTTTGTGCCCGAGGAACAGAAG gACGACAAGTACTGGCAGCGAAGGAAGAAGAACAACATGGCTGCCAAACGCTCACGTGACGCCCGCAGGCTAAAGGAGAATCAGATCACCGTCCGAGCAGCCTTCCTGGAGCGCGAGAACGCAGCGCTGCGGACGGAGGTCGCCGAGCTACGGAAGGAGTGCGGCCGCTACAAGAACGTCGTGGGTCGCTACGCGGACAAGTTCGGAGAGCT TGAGGCGCCAGAAGACCAATAG